Proteins encoded by one window of Candidatus Eremiobacteraceae bacterium:
- a CDS encoding NAD-dependent deacylase: MAAGLEAAGVIAGWLSRARHAAVLTGAGISAESGIPTFRSGATALWRGYRPEDLATPEAFAREPELVTRWYRMRLQMVLEAHPNPGHVALARIERSFGKRDAAFCLLTQNVDGLHVEGGSQNVVELHGSIRTWRCVGCAREVSISGGPARPKFDADRPIVCSCSTLMRPGVVWFGEMLPQVAWERAEHVASAAEVFIVAGTSAAVYPAAGLVSIAKRAGAFVVEVNPESTEATPLCDLSVRAPSGVFLPLVWEQMA, encoded by the coding sequence CTGGCCGCCGGGTTAGAAGCTGCCGGCGTTATCGCTGGATGGCTTTCGCGCGCGCGCCACGCCGCCGTGCTGACGGGCGCCGGGATATCCGCCGAAAGCGGCATTCCGACTTTTCGCAGCGGAGCGACAGCGCTGTGGCGCGGCTATCGGCCGGAGGACCTTGCAACGCCGGAGGCCTTTGCGCGTGAACCCGAGCTGGTGACGCGGTGGTATCGGATGCGTTTGCAGATGGTGCTGGAAGCGCACCCGAATCCCGGTCACGTCGCGCTCGCTCGGATCGAACGCAGCTTCGGCAAACGCGACGCGGCGTTCTGTTTGCTGACGCAAAACGTCGACGGGCTGCACGTGGAGGGCGGATCGCAAAACGTGGTCGAGCTGCACGGAAGCATTCGAACGTGGCGGTGCGTCGGCTGCGCGAGGGAAGTTTCGATTTCAGGCGGGCCGGCGCGGCCGAAATTCGATGCAGACAGACCTATCGTCTGCTCGTGCAGTACGCTGATGCGGCCGGGAGTTGTGTGGTTCGGCGAGATGCTACCACAAGTCGCGTGGGAGCGCGCCGAGCACGTCGCGTCGGCGGCGGAAGTCTTTATCGTCGCCGGCACGAGCGCGGCGGTGTATCCGGCGGCCGGTTTGGTCTCCATCGCGAAACGAGCCGGCGCATTTGTCGTCGAAGTCAATCCGGAATCCACCGAGGCGACACCGCTTTGCGATCTCTCCGTGCGCGCGCCGAGCGGCGTGTTCTTGCCGCTCGTGTGGGAACAAATGGCATAG
- a CDS encoding HIT domain-containing protein codes for MTETCIFCEIVAGKFGTHFLYEDEDVVAFTDIHAVAPSHVLVVPRAHLADLPAAAAAGNAPALLGKLMSVAAKMGEPAVKDGGYRVVLNSGPQAGQTVFHLHMHVMAGRHFGWPPG; via the coding sequence ATGACTGAGACGTGCATATTTTGTGAGATCGTCGCGGGCAAGTTCGGCACGCATTTCTTGTACGAAGATGAAGATGTCGTCGCGTTCACCGACATCCACGCCGTCGCGCCGAGTCACGTGCTGGTGGTTCCGCGCGCGCATTTGGCCGATCTGCCGGCCGCCGCCGCTGCCGGCAACGCGCCGGCGTTGCTCGGAAAGCTCATGAGTGTCGCCGCGAAGATGGGCGAGCCGGCGGTGAAGGACGGCGGCTATCGGGTCGTGCTCAACTCAGGACCGCAGGCAGGGCAGACAGTTTTCCATCTGCATATGCACGTGATGGCAGGACGGCATTTCGGCTGGCCGCCGGGTTAG
- a CDS encoding NfeD family protein: MIRSRRLRPLRMAACAAFIAVGLVPWFAIAGSAGASAPSARLVQVVDIDDEINAGMSHRVASAVDEARANGASALLVRINTDGGSVDDALDISQALTDVGIPTIAFVTGRAWSAGALIALSCDKIIMEPGSSLGAALPITIGVGGESPVDEKMIAAFRSKMEGLAQAHHRDTQIAAGFVDPEVVIPGLKKKGQILSLNPQQARTHGYADAIESTQDGALAFAGFSGSRIAISEPTWGERIAEFVAQPAVSGLLLTIGFLGILVEMQTMHLIAGIIGVAALGLFFGAHVVAGTSNWVITALFGLGVIGLLFEFHVLPGHGISGLTGSALILASIVLAFGSGVWILGLTTTAISLIVSIAIFIFLLRWLPESALGRKFAFAGTQLPSEGYVAATAPTYLVGKEGVAESMLRPAGVVVVDGKRYQVQTEGDFVPPQTKVIVHRVEGATIVVKRL, from the coding sequence GTGATTCGTTCGCGTCGGCTGCGTCCGCTGCGCATGGCCGCGTGCGCGGCCTTCATCGCGGTTGGCCTCGTCCCGTGGTTTGCGATAGCGGGCAGCGCCGGCGCGAGCGCGCCGTCCGCGCGGCTCGTGCAAGTGGTCGACATCGACGACGAGATCAACGCAGGCATGTCGCATCGCGTCGCGAGCGCGGTCGACGAAGCACGGGCGAACGGCGCGAGCGCGCTTTTGGTGCGGATAAACACCGACGGCGGGTCAGTGGACGACGCGCTCGACATCAGTCAGGCACTGACGGACGTTGGCATACCGACGATCGCGTTCGTCACCGGCCGCGCTTGGTCGGCAGGCGCGCTCATCGCGCTGTCCTGCGATAAGATCATCATGGAACCCGGATCGAGTCTGGGCGCCGCGCTCCCGATCACGATAGGCGTAGGCGGTGAGAGTCCGGTCGATGAGAAGATGATCGCGGCGTTCCGGTCCAAGATGGAAGGTTTGGCCCAAGCTCACCATCGCGACACGCAGATCGCGGCCGGTTTCGTGGATCCCGAAGTCGTTATCCCGGGCCTGAAGAAAAAGGGGCAGATACTTTCTCTCAATCCGCAGCAAGCGCGCACGCACGGTTATGCAGACGCGATCGAATCCACGCAAGATGGCGCACTGGCGTTCGCCGGTTTCTCGGGTTCGCGCATCGCGATCTCGGAGCCGACCTGGGGCGAACGGATCGCCGAATTCGTCGCACAGCCCGCGGTGTCGGGCCTGCTGCTGACCATCGGATTCTTGGGCATCCTCGTCGAGATGCAGACGATGCATCTCATCGCCGGGATCATCGGCGTCGCAGCGCTCGGACTCTTCTTCGGCGCGCACGTCGTCGCGGGCACGTCGAATTGGGTGATCACCGCACTGTTCGGACTCGGCGTCATCGGATTGCTGTTCGAATTCCACGTGCTGCCCGGCCATGGGATATCGGGTCTCACCGGAAGCGCGCTCATCCTTGCGAGCATCGTGCTCGCATTTGGAAGCGGCGTTTGGATATTGGGTCTGACGACGACGGCCATTTCTCTCATCGTCTCGATCGCGATATTCATCTTCTTGTTGCGCTGGCTGCCGGAGAGCGCGCTCGGACGAAAGTTCGCGTTCGCGGGTACACAGTTGCCATCTGAGGGCTATGTCGCCGCCACTGCGCCGACGTACCTAGTAGGTAAGGAAGGCGTCGCTGAGTCCATGCTCCGGCCCGCCGGAGTGGTGGTGGTGGACGGCAAGCGCTATCAAGTGCAGACCGAGGGCGACTTCGTGCCCCCGCAGACCAAAGTGATCGTGCATCGCGTCGAAGGCGCGACGATCGTCGTCAAACGGTTGTAA
- the floA gene encoding flotillin-like protein FloA (flotillin-like protein involved in membrane lipid rafts): protein MFFLFVAVLAFIALMIFLYYFPFGLWISARAAGVPLGIFSLVRMRIMRVSPSIIVNNLIVATKAGVHVTTDQLIAHYMAGGHIDVVIGSLIAAQRAQVTLDWGQGAAIDLAGRNPQEALAAYVTPKVIETPIFQGVAKDGIQLNVKARITVRTKVERIVGGAGEATIIARVGEGVVAAVGSSLDYKEVLENPDHISKTVLSKGLDAGTGFEIVSIDIADVDVGRNVGADLQTAQAEADRRVAQAKAAERQYAALAQEQEMKAQTQAMRAKVVEAEALVPAAMAEAFRSGNLGVMDYYRMRNVLADTEMRQTIAGQSTGGGQQGGTPPTSPTNPPTS, encoded by the coding sequence TTGTTTTTCTTGTTCGTCGCCGTCCTCGCGTTCATCGCGCTCATGATTTTTTTGTACTACTTCCCGTTCGGGTTGTGGATCAGCGCTCGCGCCGCCGGCGTACCCCTCGGCATCTTCAGCCTCGTGCGGATGCGCATCATGCGCGTGTCGCCGTCGATCATCGTCAATAACCTCATCGTCGCCACGAAGGCCGGCGTGCACGTCACCACCGACCAACTCATCGCGCACTACATGGCGGGCGGCCACATCGACGTCGTGATCGGGAGTTTGATCGCCGCGCAACGCGCGCAGGTCACCCTCGATTGGGGTCAGGGCGCTGCCATCGATCTGGCAGGCCGCAATCCACAGGAAGCGCTGGCGGCATACGTGACACCGAAAGTCATCGAGACGCCCATCTTTCAGGGCGTGGCCAAAGACGGCATTCAATTGAACGTCAAGGCGCGTATCACCGTCAGAACTAAAGTCGAACGCATCGTCGGCGGCGCCGGCGAAGCCACGATCATCGCGCGCGTCGGCGAAGGCGTGGTCGCGGCGGTCGGCAGCAGTCTGGACTACAAAGAAGTGCTCGAGAACCCCGACCACATCAGCAAGACGGTCCTCTCAAAAGGACTCGATGCGGGAACCGGGTTCGAGATCGTCTCCATCGACATCGCCGATGTCGATGTCGGCCGCAACGTCGGCGCCGACCTGCAAACCGCGCAAGCGGAAGCCGACCGCCGGGTCGCGCAGGCCAAAGCCGCGGAACGCCAGTACGCGGCGCTTGCGCAAGAACAAGAGATGAAAGCGCAGACGCAGGCGATGCGAGCCAAAGTCGTCGAGGCCGAGGCGTTGGTCCCCGCAGCGATGGCAGAGGCGTTTCGCAGCGGCAACCTCGGCGTGATGGATTACTACCGCATGAGAAACGTGCTCGCCGACACCGAGATGCGGCAGACGATCGCAGGCCAGTCGACGGGCGGCGGGCAGCAGGGTGGGACGCCGCCGACCTCGCCGACGAATCCGCCGACGTCGTAG
- a CDS encoding metallophosphoesterase, with protein MLALIFALALLAQPLQSPAPAAQPNIEIAAAGDIACDPYGTIDRTLKTLLGWCRMADTARLIEGRHVDAVLALGDEQYQSATTDGFARSYDLSWGKLKSITYPTPGNHEYYTPDAAGYFAYFGARAGDAAKGYYSIDLGAWHIVSLNGNCDEVGGCDTGSPQERWLRTDLANHRDPCTLAFWHQPRFSSGGHHSDVQYTAFWDDLYAAGADVVLGGHDHDYERFAPQTPDGKLDQARGIREFVVGTGGKSHDFFSWTAANSLVRNWTTYGILFMTLRSGAYDWQFVPIPGERFADAGGGTCHGRS; from the coding sequence ATGCTCGCGCTTATCTTTGCTCTAGCGCTGCTCGCGCAGCCGCTCCAATCTCCGGCGCCGGCCGCACAACCGAATATCGAGATCGCTGCCGCCGGCGACATCGCTTGCGACCCGTACGGCACTATCGACAGGACGCTCAAAACGCTGCTCGGATGGTGCCGGATGGCCGATACCGCGCGCCTGATCGAGGGCAGACATGTGGACGCGGTGCTCGCGCTCGGCGACGAGCAATACCAGAGCGCGACAACGGACGGCTTCGCGCGCTCGTACGACTTGTCGTGGGGCAAGCTGAAGTCGATCACGTATCCGACGCCCGGCAACCACGAGTACTACACGCCGGACGCAGCCGGATACTTCGCGTATTTCGGTGCGCGAGCCGGAGACGCCGCGAAAGGCTACTACAGTATCGACCTCGGCGCGTGGCACATCGTCTCACTCAATGGAAACTGCGACGAGGTGGGCGGCTGCGACACGGGATCTCCACAGGAGCGCTGGCTGCGCACCGACCTCGCAAATCACAGGGATCCGTGCACCCTCGCGTTCTGGCATCAGCCGCGATTCTCGTCGGGCGGCCATCATTCGGATGTGCAATACACGGCGTTTTGGGATGACCTCTACGCCGCCGGAGCCGATGTCGTTCTGGGAGGCCACGATCACGACTACGAGCGCTTTGCGCCGCAAACACCCGACGGCAAGCTCGACCAAGCTCGCGGAATCCGAGAATTCGTCGTCGGCACCGGCGGCAAGAGCCACGATTTTTTCAGCTGGACGGCTGCCAACAGCTTGGTGCGGAACTGGACCACCTACGGGATTCTGTTCATGACCTTGCGGTCGGGGGCTTACGATTGGCAATTCGTGCCGATCCCCGGAGAGCGCTTCGCAGACGCGGGCGGCGGCACGTGCCACGGCCGAAGCTAG
- a CDS encoding ABC transporter substrate-binding protein, with amino-acid sequence MRRIFAAAAAAAAILAAGCASGPAQDRPLVFGRNKDAVSLDPAIATDGLSFNIARVTLQGLTHYHLGGFTPEPQLATSWTSSADGRTYTFTLRRGVIFQDGTPFDAAAVKYNFDRWMKDDPHFSYFHSQFGSYPSVIKSVAVVSPYEIRVQLRSPVATFIADLAMPAFSISSPTALRTLGENYYTQPSGTGPYEVAEWVKDDHITLKSWSGYWGKRPKIGTVVVRDIPDPATAVLELEKGDIDGLEFPRPDDLPALQANAKFRVYRQPPNNIMYLSMNDQLKPLNDVLVRRAINEAIDTHAIVKNFYDSAAIVATEFVPPEVWPHGVNTAYPYDPAGARKLLAQAGYPHGFSMPLWYMTLPRPYVPEPQRVAEAIQSELRSVGITTTLTGMEWGMYLVKVGSGEHHLALMGWTGDDGDPDNFLYPLLDKDSAVAPDANNTAFWMDEPFHRLMLAGRSTLDRAAREKIYREALARIRDQAPVVAIVHTSPPIVFDADVLGYIPSPDSGLHFETMSFAGGPHD; translated from the coding sequence GTGCGACGGATATTCGCGGCGGCAGCCGCGGCCGCCGCGATCCTCGCCGCCGGTTGTGCCTCCGGGCCGGCACAAGACCGGCCGCTCGTATTCGGCCGCAACAAAGATGCGGTGTCGCTGGATCCCGCCATCGCCACCGATGGTCTTTCGTTCAATATCGCGCGCGTGACGCTGCAAGGATTGACCCACTACCACTTGGGCGGATTCACGCCCGAACCGCAATTGGCCACTTCGTGGACATCGAGCGCCGACGGACGGACGTACACGTTTACCCTGCGGCGCGGCGTCATCTTCCAAGACGGCACGCCGTTCGACGCTGCGGCCGTCAAGTACAATTTCGATCGCTGGATGAAAGACGATCCGCATTTCTCGTACTTCCATAGCCAATTCGGGTCGTACCCGAGTGTCATCAAGTCGGTCGCGGTGGTTTCGCCGTACGAAATCCGCGTCCAGTTGCGCTCGCCTGTCGCGACATTCATCGCCGATCTCGCGATGCCGGCCTTTTCGATCTCGTCGCCCACAGCGCTTCGGACGCTTGGCGAAAACTACTACACGCAGCCGAGCGGCACGGGACCGTACGAAGTAGCGGAGTGGGTGAAGGACGACCACATAACGCTGAAGTCGTGGTCCGGATACTGGGGAAAACGTCCGAAGATCGGCACCGTCGTCGTGCGCGACATCCCCGACCCGGCTACTGCGGTGCTCGAGCTCGAAAAGGGCGACATCGACGGCCTGGAGTTTCCGCGCCCGGACGACCTTCCCGCCCTGCAAGCCAATGCCAAGTTTCGCGTCTATCGGCAGCCGCCGAACAATATCATGTATCTATCCATGAACGATCAGTTGAAGCCGCTGAACGACGTCCTGGTCCGGCGCGCGATCAACGAGGCGATCGACACGCATGCGATCGTCAAGAATTTTTACGATTCGGCGGCGATCGTCGCGACCGAATTCGTTCCGCCGGAGGTCTGGCCGCACGGCGTGAACACGGCGTACCCCTATGACCCGGCCGGGGCGCGCAAACTCCTCGCGCAGGCGGGATATCCTCATGGGTTCTCCATGCCCTTGTGGTACATGACGCTGCCGCGTCCGTACGTGCCCGAACCGCAGCGCGTGGCGGAGGCCATACAGAGCGAGCTGCGATCGGTAGGGATCACCACGACGCTCACTGGTATGGAATGGGGAATGTACCTCGTGAAGGTCGGCAGCGGCGAACATCATCTCGCGCTCATGGGCTGGACCGGCGACGACGGCGATCCCGATAATTTTCTCTATCCGCTGCTGGACAAAGATAGCGCGGTCGCGCCCGACGCCAACAACACTGCGTTTTGGATGGATGAGCCGTTTCACCGGCTGATGCTGGCCGGACGTTCGACCCTGGATCGCGCGGCGCGAGAGAAAATCTATCGCGAGGCGCTCGCGCGTATTCGGGATCAAGCGCCGGTGGTGGCGATCGTCCACACGTCCCCGCCGATCGTCTTCGACGCCGACGTGCTCGGCTATATCCCGAGCCCGGATAGTGGGTTGCACTTCGAGACCATGTCTTTCGCGGGAGGGCCACATGACTGA
- a CDS encoding PhoH family protein, which produces MAQATSESIISIRGLNDRLRLFGHLDANLDALERATLARVHVNGDEIVIAGDKRAVSTAAAAMKRLVRAALDGRELTVEDVGHALATDIDENQRAETAEPLAVTRKGRPVRPRSAGQRAFVEAVGANTLTFGIGPAGTGKTFLAVVLALEALRSGKVQRIVLSRPAVEAGEKLGFLPGDLQEKVDPYLRPLFDALGEIMEPQAVQRAFERGQIEVAPLAYMRGRTLAESFVVLDEAQNSTDEQMKMFLTRIGAGSRMVVCGDDTQIDLPNPSGSGLLRAQSLFGSSRDIAVVRLTEADVVRHPLIRTIIEAYGRRQR; this is translated from the coding sequence TTGGCCCAAGCGACATCCGAATCGATCATCTCCATCCGCGGGCTCAACGACCGCTTGCGTCTTTTCGGACATCTCGATGCGAATCTCGACGCGCTGGAACGCGCGACGCTTGCGCGCGTGCACGTGAACGGCGATGAGATCGTGATCGCAGGCGACAAACGCGCCGTCTCGACCGCCGCGGCGGCTATGAAGCGGCTCGTGCGCGCGGCGTTGGACGGCCGCGAACTCACCGTTGAGGACGTCGGCCACGCGCTCGCGACCGACATCGACGAAAACCAGCGTGCCGAAACGGCCGAACCGCTTGCGGTGACGCGCAAAGGCCGGCCCGTGCGCCCTCGAAGCGCGGGGCAGCGCGCATTCGTCGAGGCGGTGGGCGCGAACACGTTGACGTTTGGCATCGGACCCGCCGGTACGGGCAAGACCTTTCTCGCGGTCGTGCTGGCGCTTGAAGCATTGCGGTCGGGCAAAGTGCAGCGCATCGTGCTCTCGCGGCCAGCGGTCGAGGCCGGCGAAAAACTCGGCTTCTTGCCGGGCGACCTCCAGGAAAAAGTGGATCCGTATCTTCGTCCGCTTTTCGACGCCCTGGGGGAGATCATGGAACCGCAAGCGGTGCAGCGCGCATTCGAGCGCGGACAGATCGAAGTGGCGCCGCTTGCGTACATGCGCGGACGCACGCTCGCGGAATCGTTTGTCGTCCTCGACGAAGCGCAGAACTCGACCGACGAGCAGATGAAGATGTTCCTCACGCGCATCGGCGCCGGGTCGCGAATGGTCGTCTGCGGCGACGATACGCAAATAGACTTGCCCAATCCATCGGGCTCGGGACTGCTTCGGGCACAATCGTTGTTCGGTTCGTCGCGCGATATCGCCGTCGTCCGGCTGACGGAAGCCGATGTCGTGCGCCATCCGCTTATCCGCACCATCATCGAGGCGTATGGCCGGCGGCAGCGCTAA
- the rpsU gene encoding 30S ribosomal protein S21 yields METRVGPNESIESALKRFKKLCQKAGVLAEARRHEHYEKPSVRKKKKSAAARKRRT; encoded by the coding sequence ATGGAAACAAGAGTCGGTCCGAACGAGTCCATCGAGAGCGCCCTCAAGCGGTTCAAGAAGCTTTGTCAAAAGGCCGGTGTGCTCGCTGAAGCGCGCCGCCACGAGCACTATGAAAAGCCGAGTGTTCGCAAGAAGAAGAAGTCCGCAGCGGCGCGCAAGCGGCGCACGTAG
- a CDS encoding GatB/YqeY domain-containing protein: MPSILERLHADLKTSMKARDAERTDTIRMAISAMKYKQIDAMAALADADQEDVLRKQVKQRDDSIEQYSKAGRMDLADKESRERVILMEYLPKELSADEIRSHVGELVRSLPADAKFPEAIKAAMAALKDKAPGKAIQEAVHAAMDARAAT, from the coding sequence ATGCCAAGCATCCTTGAGCGACTCCATGCCGACCTCAAGACCTCGATGAAAGCGCGCGACGCCGAACGTACCGATACCATTCGCATGGCGATCTCGGCCATGAAATACAAGCAGATCGACGCCATGGCCGCCCTCGCGGACGCTGACCAAGAAGACGTATTGCGCAAGCAGGTCAAGCAGCGCGACGACTCGATCGAACAGTATTCCAAAGCCGGCCGCATGGATCTCGCAGACAAAGAGTCGCGCGAGCGCGTCATCTTGATGGAATATCTTCCCAAAGAGCTATCCGCCGACGAGATTCGTTCGCACGTCGGTGAGCTCGTTCGCTCGCTGCCCGCCGACGCAAAATTCCCGGAAGCGATCAAGGCTGCCATGGCCGCGCTCAAAGACAAAGCGCCCGGCAAGGCGATTCAGGAAGCTGTTCACGCCGCCATGGATGCGAGGGCTGCAACGTGA
- a CDS encoding ABC transporter substrate-binding protein → MVLHHLRIVAAGMRAAFVLFAVTLLNAGCGGPQTSAGDTLIFGRNKDAVSLDFALAPDGNSLNVARSTSEGLTRYKPGSFDVEPSLATSWTESKDGKTWIFTLRNGVKFHDGTAFDADAVKFNFDRWRFTNNPYHKWGDFAYYASQFGGYPGTIARVTVLAPDRVEFGLTRPVAPLLVDFAMPSFSISSPAAVKSQGENYFLHPIGTGPYMLTEWVRDDHITLTAFPDYWGVKAKIKTVILRDIPDASTSLLALQHGDIDGWEYPQPDILPQIRKDPKLTVYHLPPNNLMFLSMNELHAPFTNVLVRRAIAEAIDTRAIVRDFYDPSAVPADEFLPAAVRPHGVVTPYAYDPVDARRLLAQAGFPHGFTTHLWFMTAPRPYLPEPQRVAEAIQQDLAKVGIQATMQGFEWGVYLAKVQGGEHDLALYGWSGDNGDPDNFLYALLDKDSARPPGANNVCFWKNDAFHALMMAGQVETDPVKRDAIYRKAILLVHDQVPAVPIAHNSPPTVFRSGVNGFIPNPDTAEDFNLMSLSH, encoded by the coding sequence ATGGTCCTTCATCATCTCCGGATCGTAGCAGCCGGCATGCGCGCGGCATTCGTTCTTTTCGCGGTGACCTTGCTCAATGCAGGATGCGGCGGCCCACAGACAAGCGCGGGCGACACGCTGATCTTTGGGCGCAACAAAGACGCGGTGTCCTTGGATTTTGCGTTGGCGCCGGACGGCAATTCGCTGAACGTCGCACGCTCCACGTCAGAGGGTTTGACGCGTTACAAACCGGGTTCGTTCGATGTCGAGCCAAGCTTGGCCACTTCCTGGACGGAAAGCAAAGACGGCAAGACGTGGATCTTCACTCTGCGGAACGGCGTGAAATTCCACGACGGCACGGCGTTCGACGCAGACGCGGTGAAATTCAACTTTGACCGCTGGCGGTTCACGAACAACCCGTATCACAAGTGGGGCGACTTTGCGTACTACGCCAGCCAATTTGGCGGTTACCCGGGCACGATCGCGCGCGTGACGGTGCTCGCGCCCGACCGGGTGGAATTCGGTCTCACGCGGCCGGTGGCACCATTGCTCGTCGACTTCGCCATGCCGTCGTTCAGCATTTCCTCGCCGGCCGCGGTGAAGAGCCAAGGCGAGAATTACTTCCTTCACCCAATCGGAACCGGCCCATACATGCTGACCGAGTGGGTGAGGGACGATCACATCACGCTGACGGCATTTCCAGACTACTGGGGTGTGAAGGCGAAGATCAAGACCGTCATCCTGCGTGACATACCGGACGCCTCCACTTCGCTGCTCGCGCTACAGCACGGCGACATCGACGGTTGGGAATACCCTCAACCCGACATATTGCCGCAGATCCGCAAAGATCCCAAACTGACCGTCTATCACCTGCCGCCGAATAATCTCATGTTCTTGTCGATGAACGAATTGCATGCGCCGTTTACAAACGTGCTGGTGCGGCGCGCCATCGCCGAGGCCATCGATACGCGTGCCATCGTGCGCGACTTCTACGATCCATCTGCCGTTCCGGCCGACGAGTTCTTGCCTGCGGCCGTACGCCCGCACGGCGTGGTCACGCCGTACGCGTACGATCCTGTCGACGCGCGCAGATTGCTCGCGCAAGCGGGCTTCCCCCACGGATTCACCACGCATCTTTGGTTCATGACCGCGCCGCGCCCGTATCTTCCGGAGCCGCAACGCGTCGCCGAAGCGATCCAGCAAGATCTTGCGAAAGTCGGCATCCAAGCCACGATGCAGGGTTTTGAATGGGGCGTTTACCTCGCGAAAGTCCAAGGCGGCGAACACGACCTTGCGCTCTACGGCTGGTCCGGCGACAATGGCGACCCCGACAACTTTCTCTACGCCCTTCTCGATAAGGACAGCGCGAGACCGCCCGGTGCGAACAACGTCTGTTTTTGGAAGAACGATGCCTTTCATGCGTTGATGATGGCGGGCCAAGTGGAAACCGATCCCGTGAAACGCGACGCGATCTACAGAAAAGCGATATTGCTCGTGCACGATCAAGTGCCGGCCGTTCCTATCGCGCACAATTCGCCGCCGACCGTCTTCCGGTCCGGCGTGAACGGGTTCATACCGAATCCGGACACCGCGGAAGACTTCAATCTGATGTCGTTGAGCCACTAG
- a CDS encoding copper amine oxidase N-terminal domain-containing protein encodes MIALVLAALIGGPATVVFVDGTKLPASSVVTVKDKTYVSLRSAAGALNADVAFDGHAKTVTFTTVVRQVVMRIGEPSALVNGQRVALNAAPLLMQGRVMLPLRSLAAGLGASVAFDGPAHRVLITSANSSVVPSGAASSTQVALSRTLQGTVNRVDLTGSSPAVYIGVDQQEYRIAVPPGVKIQFRETRGNITGNGSISQVRPGDTLIAVLDGAGALASIADIFTGYTGTVASVAGWSMVLTNGRVVNGDKAATAVSLDGQTATLGDLKAADMVTVRADPKTGKVRDVVALSPAAPGSTATAAPQPDALRIDSVSDNADQALRAGQVLDVVANGSRGADVSFDIGDLVGGVQMPETQPGRYEGSFDVQVGTNFINAPIIVRAAKGTVRAQAVAADPLTIITTPPSVREAAPASGASVNNRRPSLFATFATLGDLGMQVDSLRLWVDGIDVSAAAIRTSDFISYLPQDDLGTGPVSVRLRGIDTAGNALEYKWSFIISGS; translated from the coding sequence GTGATCGCTCTCGTCCTTGCCGCACTCATCGGCGGCCCCGCGACGGTCGTGTTCGTGGACGGCACGAAGCTGCCCGCGAGTTCAGTCGTCACCGTCAAGGATAAGACGTACGTGTCGCTGCGGTCGGCGGCCGGTGCGTTGAACGCCGATGTCGCCTTCGACGGCCATGCGAAGACCGTCACCTTCACGACGGTCGTCCGCCAAGTAGTCATGCGCATCGGCGAACCAAGCGCGCTCGTCAACGGCCAGCGCGTCGCCCTCAACGCGGCGCCGCTTCTCATGCAGGGCCGCGTGATGTTGCCGCTGCGTTCGCTTGCGGCCGGCCTTGGCGCCAGCGTCGCGTTCGACGGCCCGGCGCACCGGGTGCTGATCACGTCGGCCAACAGCTCTGTTGTGCCGTCGGGAGCGGCTTCGTCGACGCAAGTCGCGCTCTCTCGCACGCTGCAGGGCACGGTGAATCGCGTCGATCTCACCGGGAGTTCACCCGCGGTCTACATCGGCGTCGATCAACAGGAATATCGCATCGCGGTGCCGCCCGGCGTCAAGATCCAATTTCGCGAGACGCGCGGCAACATCACGGGCAACGGGTCCATCTCTCAGGTCCGGCCGGGCGACACACTTATCGCGGTGCTTGACGGTGCCGGCGCGCTCGCCTCGATCGCAGATATCTTCACCGGCTATACCGGAACGGTGGCCAGCGTCGCCGGTTGGAGCATGGTCTTGACGAATGGACGAGTGGTCAACGGCGACAAGGCGGCCACCGCCGTTTCTCTCGACGGACAAACTGCGACCCTTGGCGATCTGAAAGCCGCGGATATGGTCACGGTGCGGGCGGATCCAAAAACGGGCAAAGTCCGCGACGTCGTCGCGCTCTCCCCGGCGGCGCCGGGTTCCACGGCGACTGCCGCACCGCAACCCGATGCTTTGCGTATCGACTCAGTCAGCGACAACGCCGACCAGGCGCTGCGCGCCGGTCAAGTGCTGGACGTCGTCGCAAACGGGTCGCGCGGCGCCGACGTCTCATTCGATATCGGAGACCTCGTGGGCGGCGTTCAAATGCCGGAGACACAGCCCGGCCGCTACGAAGGTTCCTTCGACGTGCAAGTGGGCACGAATTTCATCAACGCGCCCATCATCGTGCGGGCAGCGAAAGGCACGGTCCGCGCACAGGCGGTCGCCGCCGACCCGCTCACGATCATCACCACCCCGCCTTCCGTCAGAGAAGCGGCACCGGCGTCGGGCGCTTCGGTCAACAACCGGCGTCCAAGCCTATTCGCCACGTTCGCGACGCTCGGAGATTTAGGAATGCAGGTTGATTCGCTTCGACTATGGGTGGATGGAATCGACGTTTCGGCTGCCGCCATCCGCACGTCCGATTTCATCTCGTATCTTCCGCAAGACGATCTCGGCACGGGCCCGGTTTCCGTGAGGCTTCGCGGCATCGATACCGCCGGCAATGCGCTGGAATACAAATGGTCCTTCATCATCTCCGGATCGTAG